Within the Balneola sp. MJW-20 genome, the region TTTGAGTTCCCGTAAACGGTTTCTATCCACATCATATAACTGAAGAGTAGGTCGCTGATCCTTCAGCATGAAGAAAGCCAGAGTGTTTCCATCCGGAGACCAAACGTATTCACGGATCACGGCATCCCGCCCAATGATATCGCGATGCTCACCGGTCCCGGTATTCAGCACATTCAGCCGGGAGGTATATTCCTGCACATAAGCTGGGTTTGCGAAACTAAAGTGATCGATATTGAGCCGGTTCTTTTGGGTGGCAGTAGTAAATGCAGCATAACTGCCATCGGGGTTAAGAGCCTGAATATTCACGTTCACCGTATTCATGGACTCTTCAATACCAAAGGTCTTTTTGTCTTGCGCAGCCAGTCCGCTGCTCATAAAGACCATAAATAAGAATGTAGTCAGTAGTCCGTATAAACTTTTCCGTTTACCCATCGAGATCTCCGTAATTCTGATTTAAATATCGGCGTAATTAACGCAGAGCAGGGGGATTAGTCAAGATATTACTCGTGAGTCCTGAGAGGAAATCAGTACAGCTTATCTTGATCTGAGGACCTATGACCAGGATCTGTAAGGAACACGGATCACACGGATGGTTGCGGACCTGTACTATGGATTAGCTTAGATTCAAACTCAATTTCTCTTATCTTCTTCGCCGTAAATTATCATCTACAGTTCGACCCCCGAATGAGGATTTTCGGTATTCTATTGATTTTATCAAGTGTAACCGCTGTATCGGTTTACGGGCAGGAAGCGGATTCATTACAGGCATCCGCTCCGGATTCCTCAGCGGCGGTTGTGGTCCCAAGTCGATGGACGAAATCCTGGGTATTCAACCTGAATGGTAATCAGGCTACTTATCGCGACTGGAGTGAGGGAGGAGTTAACTCTCTGGCTTTTTCGACCTTCACTATTTTCAGGCTTCGTTATGCCGGTAAGAAATTCGGGAATACCACCCGGCTCAACTTACGGTTTGGTCAGACCCGGCTGGAAGACTCCGGGCTCGAGAAGACGGAAGATATGATCCGGATCAGTAATAAGACCGAATACTTTCTGACTACAGAACAAGTGAGTGCTTTTGCTGAGGTTGCCTTCAGAACTCAGTTTGCCAAGGGATTTGATGAAGAAACGGGTGACCTGATCTCAAACTTTATGTCGCCGGGCTATATCACTGAATCACTGGGCTTGTCTTTTCAGCCCAATGAAAATTTCAGTGCTCAGATGGGTATGGCTCTTAAGCAAACCTTTGTAAACGCTGACACACTCGACAGTCTGTATGGACTTGGAGAAGATGAGGATTTCCGATCGGAAGGGGGAATCGATGTTGTCATAGAATTTCAAAAAGAGGTATTTAAGAATTTTACCTACACAGCCGAATTCAATTCATTCACAAATCTCCTGATCCCCATCAGAAGTACGGATGTGATCATGTTTAACCGGTTTACCGGGAAGATCAACAGCTTCATGTCTTCAATGATCGAATTTTCCTTTATGTATGATGATGACTATTCAAGCCTGCTGCAGGTGAAGCAGGTGGTTACGCTGGGATTCAACATTCAGATTCTCTGAACGACCGAAGACCGAGGACCGAAGACCGAAGCCGCCTGAACTACCCCGACAAGTCGGGGAGATGACAGAAGCTGTTTGGCTGAAAGGATTCCATGCTTCTTCGTTAGTCTCTGACTTATATAACGAGACTGGCTTTTAAACCTGAAGACGTATTTTGCGCAAAGCGCAAAAGACCGGGGCGGCCTCGCTCTTCGGTCTTTGCTGCCGTTCAGCCTAATTTATTGTTACTAAGCACTGTTTGTCATTTTACCAGAATAAGTTCCTCCTGCGGGTCGATCAGGTATTTGGCTCCGGTTTCGGTAATGACTGCCATCTCTTCCACGGAGATCGTTTTAAAAGTGCTGTCGCTCAGCGGCCAGCTATGAAACCCGTCAAAGGCGAAGACCATACCTTCCTTTAATAGTTTCTGGGCTGCCGGCCGGATCGATGGCGCCTGGGATCCCCCTAAATTGGGTCCCGTGTCATGGGCAACGTATCCTACTGGGTGACCGGTGCTCCACATCACATATTCCGACTCATTTTGTTTCATGAGTTCGCGCTGGGCCGCATCCACATCTACTCCCCGCACCCCCGGTTTCATCGCATTAAAAGCTGCCCGATTCCCATCGCGGGCTGATTCCCAATAGAACTGAATATCATCCGGGGCTTCTGTCTCACCTTCTTCGAGCACATAAGCAAAGCGCTGAATATCAGAAACCCAGCGGTCGTAGAGTTTGATGCCGAAATCGATCTGTATCACATCACCGGGCATGATGATCTTATCGGTGGCGTGGGAATGACCGCGGTCCGGTCCGGAATTCACATTAGGATTCTGATCCGGTGACCATGCTTCTCCAACCCCGTATTCTTTCATTTTCTCATCCAGCCAGGAAGCAACTTCAGCGTCTGTAGTTACCCCCGGTTCAATTTTCTCATACACTTCAATTTCCCAGGCAGCGGTGAGTTCAGCGGCTTTACGCATGATATCCACTTCAGCCGGAAGTTTGATCGAAAGCCACTCATAGATCAGTTCATCGGAAGAGACCAGTCGCTGAGAAAGTTCAGATCCTAACGCACGTTCGAGATTTAAGCGCTGCGTATAACTGAGTCCGTCAGCCTGAGCATTACCGGTGGAGGAATTAATAGCTATGGTCTCAAAACCTTTCTCCTTTATAAAGGCTGCAGCCTGCTCAACCGCAGAAAGGCCCCGTTCTACCGGTACCACTTCATCGTGAATATCAAGTTCATCCAGGGCCGTGGATTCACCGGATGGGGAATAGACCCGTGAGTGAAATCCTTCTTCATCCCGGTAAAAAAGAAAAGCGGCCGTTCCCCCGGCATTTTCAGCACCTATGTGATCCGCGATCGGGTCATTATTATTCTCTCGGGCGATCGTGATCCAGAGGTCCACATCTGCTGCTTCCATGGCCTTAGGAAGTAAGGAATTGATCCGCTCTTTCCGGATCTCAGGCCAGGGAGACGGACCCCATGATTCCGTTTCGGATTTATGATCTGAACAGGAAGTGAGTATCAGGGTCAGAGCAAGGATCAGGTAACGCATGTTTTTTAGGAATTAAGAATTAAGATTTAGGAATGTTGAATATCCAATATCCAATGTTCAATATCCATTCATGTATTGGATCGGTAAATCGCTAAAGAAGACGAACTATTCCCTGTTCAGGGTTCTGTAGCCATGCAGGACAGTCTATGAAAGTACTTGTAAAGGGTTTGATAACTGTTTCAGCATGAGGAGAATTTATATTGATCCGGTTTAAATTAGCTAAGAACATATATGAAGAATCAGCTACTATTACGAAAGTATTACTTATTGGAAAGGTTAAAAGAAGGAGGTTACCCGGACAAGGCTGAACTCAGGGAATACGTATCTAACAAGATCGGTCATTCCTTCGATCATATACAGATCTCTGACCGGGTGATTGAACGTGACCTGGAATTTCTTCGGACCAAATTATTTCAATCCATACAGTACTCCCGAACTCATCAGGGCTATGTATACAATGAGTCAGAGAGTCTCATTTCTGATGTTCTAAATAATTTCTTCCTGATCGTGGATGTTGATTGCATGGATGAACATCTGAGTAAGGCGGGGTGAAGGCATGAACCTTTCATAGATGCCTGAAGCCTGATTTAATATTTTGTATCACATCTCCTATTTTATAGGTACGAAGATTTTGAAACACCGGAGTTGATCCTCCGTACCCCTCGCCGTTAAATTACGGGCATTATTGCTACGTTAATTATCATCTAAAATCATACTAATTATCATGAAGAGACTATTAATTCTGGGAGTTTTTGCTGCCGGACTGATTTCAGCATGTTCCCCAAAGACCGGGAAAATGATAGAACAAAACCAGGAAGCAGTGTTTGAGCAGAAAGCCGTGGAAGCTTCCATCAATCTAACTGATATCAATGAAGACCGACTGCTCGTACAAATGGATCCCGGAATGTTCCGGGAGGATACGGTACTTTTCCGACTTCCCAGGGTTGTGCAGGGAACGTATTCCATCAGCAATTTCGGCACCTTTGCTGAGGGTTTTAAAGCGTATTCATATGATGGCTTAGAAATGGAGGTTACTAAGACCGATAGTAATACCTGGGTCATTCCGGATGCTCCTGCACTTGACCGGATCGAATATTACGTGAATGACACATTTGATATAGAGGGCTCCGGTAAAGCGACTCCTTTTTCTCCGGCCGGAACCAATATTTCCGATGATGTCTTTGTGCTTAACCTCCATGGTTTTGTGGGATACTTTGAAGGCAAAGAAGATATTCCTTATGAAGTAGCGGTTACCTCTCCGGACGGCATGGCCTACTCTTCGGCCATGAGGGAAGTGTCGGCCGACACGGCAGACGGAGAAGTGACTATTGTTTATGCAGGTGATCGCTACTTTGATGTAACCGACAACCCGCTCATGTATGGTGATCTCACCCAGGAACGGTTTGAGGCCGGCGGGATCGAGATCGTATTCAGTGTGTACTCCCCGAGCGGCAATCACACAGCTTCTCAGTACAGGGATGTGGTATACGAGATGATGCAGGCTCAGTCTGAGTACATTGGTGACCTGGAGACTACCGATCGATATGATATCTTTCTGTACCTGTCTACTCAGCAGCAGGATGCCACCGGATTCGGAGCACTGGAACATCAGACCTCAACCGTGATGACCTATCCGGATGCTGTAAATGAAAGCATGCTGAATGAAGGATTAGTGGACGTGGTAGCTCATGAGTTCTTTCATATCCTGACACCATTGAGTGTGCATTCTGAGGATGTGCATTACTTCGATTATAATGATCCCACTTTTTCCAGGCATCTCTGGATGTATGAGGGACTGACTGAGTACTTCGCTTCACATTTCCAGGTGTATGAAGGACTGCAGGACCGGGACGCCTTTTATGAGAAGATCGTAGGTAAGATACAGACGGCATCAGCTCTGAATGATACCATGAGTTTCACCGAGATGAGTGAGAATGTGATCGATGAGCCTTATGCATCCAATTACTACAATGTGTATATGAAAGGTGCCCTGATCAATATGTGTCTGGATATTATTCTCAGAGAGCAGAGCGATAATGAGATGAGCATGATCCGTTTGATCCGTCAGCTTTCCCAGAAATACGGAAAGGATAATCCCTTTGAGGATGATGCCATTCTGGATGAGATCACTGCCATGACCTATCCGGAAGTGGGAGAGTTCTTTGAGACCCACGTGGTAGGTAACACTCCCATTGACTACCTGGTCTATTTCGACAAAGTGGGACTGGAGCTCGAAGAGGCCGAAGTTCCTGTAACGATTTTCTTCCGGGATCAGCAGACTCCTTTCATTAATGTGAATCAGCAAACCGGACAGTTCTATTTCATGGAAGGTACAATGAACTCAACGCTGAGGGAGCTGGGCGTACAGGGCGGAGATGTGATCAAATCCGTAAACGGAACGGCATTAACTATGCAGAGTGCACAGTCTATCATTGCCCCGAGTTTTCAGTGGTCACCCGATACGGATCTGACCATGGTCCTGATCCGCGACGGAGATGAAATTGAGGTCTCCGGCAAGGTGGGAACTCCAACTGCCATGAGTCCGAGTCTGGTCGAGATGGAAAATGCCACGGAGCAGCAGATCGAACTACGAAATGCGTGGCTAGGCGGAAACTAGTAGTATATAATGAGTTTTAAGTTTTTGCCAGAGGCACGCCTTTGGCAGAGTTTGCCCGGGTTGCAACTGCGATCCGGGTTTTCTTTTCACATTTTCCTTCTGCCTTCTGCCTTCTGCCTTCTGCCTTCTGCCTTTGGAATGTCTGAGAGTCTAAAAGCATTTATCTATAGGATCTTCATGTCAAAGCCCTGAATCATGGAATTAGGTATTTACACCTTTGTTGAAAACACTCCGGATGTGGAAACCGGCAAAGTCCTTCATCCCTCTGAGAGACTAAAGATCCTAATGGAGGAGATCGAACTGGCCGATAAGCTGGGACTGGATGTCTATGCTATTGGTGAGCATCATCGGGAAGAGTACATTTCTTCTGCACCATCGGTACTGCTGGCTGCCGCGGCCGTCCGGACCAAGAATATCAG harbors:
- a CDS encoding DUF3078 domain-containing protein gives rise to the protein MILSSVTAVSVYGQEADSLQASAPDSSAAVVVPSRWTKSWVFNLNGNQATYRDWSEGGVNSLAFSTFTIFRLRYAGKKFGNTTRLNLRFGQTRLEDSGLEKTEDMIRISNKTEYFLTTEQVSAFAEVAFRTQFAKGFDEETGDLISNFMSPGYITESLGLSFQPNENFSAQMGMALKQTFVNADTLDSLYGLGEDEDFRSEGGIDVVIEFQKEVFKNFTYTAEFNSFTNLLIPIRSTDVIMFNRFTGKINSFMSSMIEFSFMYDDDYSSLLQVKQVVTLGFNIQIL
- a CDS encoding M24 family metallopeptidase yields the protein MRYLILALTLILTSCSDHKSETESWGPSPWPEIRKERINSLLPKAMEAADVDLWITIARENNNDPIADHIGAENAGGTAAFLFYRDEEGFHSRVYSPSGESTALDELDIHDEVVPVERGLSAVEQAAAFIKEKGFETIAINSSTGNAQADGLSYTQRLNLERALGSELSQRLVSSDELIYEWLSIKLPAEVDIMRKAAELTAAWEIEVYEKIEPGVTTDAEVASWLDEKMKEYGVGEAWSPDQNPNVNSGPDRGHSHATDKIIMPGDVIQIDFGIKLYDRWVSDIQRFAYVLEEGETEAPDDIQFYWESARDGNRAAFNAMKPGVRGVDVDAAQRELMKQNESEYVMWSTGHPVGYVAHDTGPNLGGSQAPSIRPAAQKLLKEGMVFAFDGFHSWPLSDSTFKTISVEEMAVITETGAKYLIDPQEELILVK
- a CDS encoding peptidase M61, with protein sequence MKRLLILGVFAAGLISACSPKTGKMIEQNQEAVFEQKAVEASINLTDINEDRLLVQMDPGMFREDTVLFRLPRVVQGTYSISNFGTFAEGFKAYSYDGLEMEVTKTDSNTWVIPDAPALDRIEYYVNDTFDIEGSGKATPFSPAGTNISDDVFVLNLHGFVGYFEGKEDIPYEVAVTSPDGMAYSSAMREVSADTADGEVTIVYAGDRYFDVTDNPLMYGDLTQERFEAGGIEIVFSVYSPSGNHTASQYRDVVYEMMQAQSEYIGDLETTDRYDIFLYLSTQQQDATGFGALEHQTSTVMTYPDAVNESMLNEGLVDVVAHEFFHILTPLSVHSEDVHYFDYNDPTFSRHLWMYEGLTEYFASHFQVYEGLQDRDAFYEKIVGKIQTASALNDTMSFTEMSENVIDEPYASNYYNVYMKGALINMCLDIILREQSDNEMSMIRLIRQLSQKYGKDNPFEDDAILDEITAMTYPEVGEFFETHVVGNTPIDYLVYFDKVGLELEEAEVPVTIFFRDQQTPFINVNQQTGQFYFMEGTMNSTLRELGVQGGDVIKSVNGTALTMQSAQSIIAPSFQWSPDTDLTMVLIRDGDEIEVSGKVGTPTAMSPSLVEMENATEQQIELRNAWLGGN